The Tepidibacter aestuarii genome contains a region encoding:
- a CDS encoding MarR family winged helix-turn-helix transcriptional regulator, with amino-acid sequence MKNEGEKNLDIRAKVVRQIFMIYKNLMSGAVKVMEEDNLSKTEIVILFMLKRRSYKAMDLAKEIGISPSTLTGVIDRLVERGYVERIRDEKDKRVVFIQLSELVIEKNRIYHNELTDLLKNSKINLTEKWWEDLSENLGVLENVLEEKSQELRLKKNEKK; translated from the coding sequence ATGAAAAATGAAGGTGAAAAGAATTTAGATATAAGGGCTAAAGTTGTAAGACAAATTTTTATGATATATAAAAACTTGATGAGTGGTGCAGTGAAAGTTATGGAAGAAGATAATCTTTCGAAGACTGAAATAGTAATATTATTTATGTTAAAAAGACGTTCCTATAAAGCTATGGATTTAGCTAAGGAAATAGGTATTTCGCCAAGTACTCTTACTGGTGTTATAGATAGGCTTGTTGAAAGAGGGTATGTAGAAAGAATTAGAGATGAAAAAGATAAAAGGGTAGTATTTATACAGCTAAGCGAACTAGTTATTGAAAAAAATAGAATATATCATAATGAGTTAACAGATTTATTAAAAAATTCAAAAATAAATTTAACAGAAAAGTGGTGGGAGGATTTAAGCGAAAATCTAGGAGTATTAGAAAATGTTTTAGAAGAAAAAAGTCAAGAATTGAGGTTGAAAAAGAATGAAAAAAAATAG
- a CDS encoding GyrI-like domain-containing protein: MEHRIERISKKILVGMKLKMSYIENTTALLWRSFMRIRNKVLNRVDNKYYSMQVYNDIFDYRSFDPSKKFTKWAAVEVSSVENLASEMETYKLSGGIYAVFKHIGPASAFEKSMKYIFEEWMPQSGYKIDNREHFELLEEGYNPMDESAKEEIWIPVVKC, encoded by the coding sequence ATGGAACATAGAATAGAACGAATAAGTAAGAAAATTTTAGTAGGTATGAAGCTTAAGATGTCTTATATAGAGAATACGACCGCATTATTATGGAGATCGTTTATGCGAATAAGGAACAAGGTTTTAAACAGAGTGGATAATAAATATTATTCGATGCAAGTTTATAATGATATTTTTGACTACCGTAGCTTTGATCCGTCTAAAAAGTTTACAAAATGGGCAGCTGTTGAAGTTAGTTCAGTAGAAAATTTGGCATCTGAGATGGAGACGTATAAATTAAGCGGTGGAATATATGCAGTATTTAAACATATTGGTCCAGCGAGTGCATTTGAGAAATCAATGAAGTATATCTTTGAAGAGTGGATGCCACAATCAGGCTATAAGATTGATAATAGAGAACATTTTGAGTTGCTCGAAGAAGGTTACAATCCAATGGACGAAAGTGCGAAAGAAGAAATTTGGATTCCAGTAGTTAAGTGTTAA
- a CDS encoding ABC transporter ATP-binding protein: MNEQYRKQKCAHQRRKGPMGHGPSAMMAGGEKAHDFKGTMKKLMKYLSVYKLSMLTVLIFAIVSSIFNIVGPKILGKATTKLFEGAMAKISGTGSIDFDYIGRIILILAVLYLISTLFGYIQGFIMSSVSMKVSYNLRKDISEKINRIPLKYFDSTNHGEVLSRVTNDVDTLSQTLNQSLSQIITSVTMGIGILIMMLSISWQLTLVSIYTIPLSMMLVIGIVKNSQRFFKEQQDYLGHVNGHVEEMYGGHIVMKAFNGEKKSVEQFDKMNDKLFSVAWKAQFLTSIMMPLMNFVGNLGYVAVCILGGYLAAKKTIEVGDIQAFIQYVRQFTQPISRIANISNILQQTAASAERVFEFLAEEEEIPETSNPVKLMDVDAKVDFKHVHFGYNPDKIIINDFSASVKPGQKVAIVGPTGAGKTTMIKLLMRFYDINEGVITIDGYDIKDFTRSDLRSMFGMVLQDTWLYNGTIMENIRYGRLDATDEELIEAAKAAHVDSFVHTLPNGYNMMLNEEASNVSQGQKQLITIARAILADPSILILDEATSSVDTRTEVQIQKAMNNLMKNRTSFIIAHRLSTIRDADLILVMNHGDIVEQGNHEELLAKAGAYANLYNSQFEGIQASKKYEPYIK, translated from the coding sequence ATGAATGAGCAATATAGAAAACAGAAATGCGCTCATCAAAGAAGAAAAGGCCCCATGGGACATGGACCTAGCGCTATGATGGCAGGAGGAGAAAAAGCTCACGATTTTAAAGGTACAATGAAAAAACTTATGAAATATTTGAGCGTTTATAAACTGTCTATGTTAACTGTACTAATATTTGCCATAGTTAGTTCTATATTTAATATAGTAGGTCCAAAAATTTTGGGAAAAGCGACTACAAAGCTATTTGAAGGTGCCATGGCTAAAATATCAGGGACAGGAAGTATAGATTTTGATTATATAGGAAGAATTATTCTTATACTCGCAGTTTTATATTTGATAAGTACATTGTTTGGTTATATTCAAGGATTTATAATGTCTAGTGTATCTATGAAGGTAAGCTATAACTTAAGAAAAGATATTTCAGAGAAGATTAATCGAATTCCTCTAAAGTACTTTGACAGTACAAATCATGGCGAAGTATTATCTCGTGTCACGAATGATGTTGATACCCTTAGTCAGACCCTTAATCAAAGCTTAAGTCAGATTATTACCTCAGTTACAATGGGTATAGGGATATTGATTATGATGCTTTCTATAAGCTGGCAATTAACATTAGTATCAATTTATACAATTCCTCTATCTATGATGTTAGTTATAGGAATTGTAAAGAATTCTCAGAGATTTTTTAAGGAGCAACAGGATTACTTAGGACATGTAAATGGACATGTCGAAGAAATGTATGGTGGACATATTGTAATGAAGGCTTTCAATGGTGAAAAGAAAAGTGTTGAGCAATTCGATAAAATGAACGACAAGCTTTTTAGTGTAGCATGGAAAGCACAATTTTTAACAAGTATAATGATGCCACTTATGAATTTTGTAGGAAACTTAGGATATGTAGCAGTATGTATTTTAGGTGGATATCTTGCAGCTAAGAAAACTATCGAAGTTGGGGATATTCAGGCATTTATCCAGTATGTGCGCCAATTTACACAACCAATTTCTCGGATTGCAAACATTTCAAATATACTTCAACAAACTGCAGCTTCAGCAGAACGTGTATTTGAATTTCTAGCAGAGGAAGAGGAAATACCAGAAACATCTAACCCTGTAAAGCTTATGGATGTAGATGCAAAAGTTGATTTTAAGCATGTTCATTTTGGATATAATCCAGATAAGATTATAATCAATGACTTTTCTGCATCGGTAAAACCAGGACAGAAAGTGGCTATTGTTGGACCTACTGGTGCAGGTAAAACTACTATGATTAAATTGTTAATGCGTTTTTATGATATAAATGAGGGTGTGATTACAATAGATGGATATGACATAAAAGATTTTACACGTAGTGACTTACGCTCAATGTTTGGTATGGTTTTACAAGATACATGGCTTTATAATGGAACTATAATGGAGAATATAAGATATGGTCGTCTTGATGCTACTGATGAAGAATTGATAGAAGCAGCCAAGGCTGCCCATGTTGACAGCTTTGTGCATACTCTTCCAAATGGTTATAACATGATGCTTAATGAGGAAGCTTCAAATGTGTCTCAAGGACAAAAACAGCTTATAACTATTGCAAGAGCTATACTTGCAGACCCAAGTATTCTTATTCTCGATGAAGCTACAAGCTCTGTAGATACCCGTACTGAAGTGCAAATTCAAAAGGCCATGAATAATCTTATGAAAAATCGTACAAGTTTTATAATTGCTCATCGATTATCAACAATTCGTGATGCTGATTTAATTCTTGTTATGAATCATGGAGACATTGTTGAACAAGGTAATCATGAAGAACTTCTTGCTAAAGCTGGAGCCTATGCTAATCTTTATAACAGCCAATTTGAAGGAATTCAGGCAAGTAAAAAATATGAACCATACATTAAATAA
- a CDS encoding ABC transporter permease → MFKLAKYLKPFIGMLIIAVVLLFIQAMADLSLPDYMSYIVNKGIQQGGIENAVPEAIRKSKMDKLNLFISENNKEQIINNYILIDKSSKYYREYVKKYPVLEKEPIYVLKDINEAEIEKLNSIMGKAFLTVSGIEKIKVNTDLFALSAEQRAKISEQIEKKLEALGDSMIIQGATSVIKAEYKALGMDTNKIQSRYIIFSGIKMLVLSLLAALCIVIVGLLASRIATGVARNLRKDIFTKVESFSNAEFDKFSTASLITRTTNDVTQIQMLIVLAIRMLIYAPIMGIGGVLKALNKSNSMSWIIALAVIVLLSLIGSIFALALPKFKTVQKLVDRLNLVTRENLSGMMVIRAFNTQKFEEDRFDRANRDLTYTNLFVNRVMVVLFPAMMLIMNGVTLLIVWVGAHQIANSGMQVGDMMAFMQYAIQIISAFLMMSFMFIMIPRASVSAQRIAEVLDIKPSIVDTKNPKHLGKKVKGVVEFKNVYFRYPGAQEDVLKNISFKAF, encoded by the coding sequence ATGTTTAAATTAGCAAAGTACCTAAAACCTTTTATTGGAATGCTTATTATAGCGGTTGTATTATTATTTATACAGGCCATGGCTGATCTTTCCTTACCAGACTACATGTCTTATATAGTAAATAAAGGTATACAACAAGGTGGTATTGAAAATGCAGTACCAGAAGCTATAAGAAAAAGTAAAATGGATAAATTAAATTTGTTTATAAGTGAAAATAATAAAGAACAGATTATTAACAACTATATACTAATTGACAAGTCAAGTAAATATTATAGGGAGTATGTTAAAAAATACCCAGTGCTTGAAAAGGAGCCAATTTATGTATTGAAGGATATTAATGAAGCTGAAATAGAGAAGTTAAATTCTATAATGGGTAAAGCATTCTTAACTGTTAGTGGAATCGAAAAGATCAAAGTTAATACAGATTTGTTTGCATTGTCTGCTGAGCAGAGAGCAAAAATCAGCGAACAAATCGAAAAAAAACTTGAAGCTTTAGGTGATAGCATGATTATTCAAGGCGCTACTAGTGTCATTAAGGCAGAATATAAAGCTTTAGGAATGGATACGAATAAGATTCAGAGTAGATACATTATATTTTCAGGAATTAAAATGCTTGTATTATCTTTGTTAGCTGCTTTATGTATTGTAATTGTTGGTCTTTTAGCTTCAAGAATTGCTACAGGTGTAGCTAGAAATCTGCGTAAGGACATATTTACAAAGGTTGAGAGTTTTTCAAATGCTGAGTTTGATAAATTCTCTACAGCTTCATTAATAACTAGAACAACGAATGACGTAACGCAGATACAAATGTTAATCGTTCTTGCCATTAGAATGCTAATATATGCACCTATTATGGGGATAGGTGGAGTTTTAAAGGCCCTTAATAAGAGTAACTCTATGTCTTGGATAATTGCATTGGCTGTCATAGTACTTTTGAGCTTAATTGGAAGTATATTTGCCTTAGCATTACCTAAATTTAAGACTGTTCAAAAACTTGTTGATAGACTAAATTTGGTTACTCGTGAGAATTTATCTGGAATGATGGTAATAAGGGCATTTAATACACAAAAGTTTGAAGAGGATAGATTTGATAGAGCGAATAGAGATCTTACGTATACAAATCTTTTTGTAAATCGTGTAATGGTGGTATTATTCCCAGCAATGATGCTTATAATGAATGGTGTTACACTGCTCATTGTTTGGGTAGGTGCGCATCAGATAGCAAATTCAGGAATGCAGGTGGGAGACATGATGGCATTTATGCAATATGCTATACAGATTATTTCTGCATTTTTAATGATGTCATTTATGTTTATTATGATACCAAGAGCTTCTGTATCTGCACAGAGAATTGCAGAGGTTTTAGATATAAAACCTTCTATTGTAGATACAAAGAATCCTAAGCATTTGGGAAAGAAAGTCAAAGGTGTAGTAGAATTTAAAAATGTATACTTTAGATATCCTGGTGCGCAAGAAGATGTGCTTAAAAATATAAGCTTCAAAGCTTTTTAA
- a CDS encoding DHA2 family efflux MFS transporter permease subunit, whose translation MDSEKDKKIEQWLALFVVIIGTFMSILDSSIVNIAIPKMMSVFGVSLDEVKWILTSYTLALGAIIPLTGFLGDIFGNKRVYIFALSMFTLGSLLCGFAWSNTSMIIFRIIQAVGGGMIMPIGMSIIYQTFPEKDRGLALGFWGIASMAAPTIGPTLGGYIIENLDWRLIFNINVPIGIIGVVLACILLKGSPIKKINNFDYLGFISSTLGIVSILYVLGEGSTIDWSDPKNAILMTIGILFLIFFVVNELTHENSLLELRILKIFEFSLSQAISCVLTFALMGGTYVIPLFLQNIRGYTPMETGMILFPSAIAVGVMMPLSGSIFDTVGAKPVVIPGIVLLGAASYLLVGRINLDSSANSIKFILTIRGIGLGLAMMPISTAGMNAVPKQLIGKASALSNTIRQISGALSVTIMTTLIQNRFNFVYAYKSEQITLFNDMVNDKNLGTILRFILIDSNMEGMRYAIEVSIIAVVAALLMVFFMKSKKQENIVS comes from the coding sequence ATGGATAGTGAGAAAGATAAAAAAATAGAGCAATGGTTAGCCCTCTTTGTTGTAATTATAGGTACATTTATGTCTATTCTTGATAGTAGTATTGTAAACATAGCTATACCAAAAATGATGTCTGTATTTGGAGTTTCCCTAGATGAGGTAAAATGGATACTAACATCGTACACATTAGCTTTAGGTGCAATTATTCCTCTTACAGGATTTTTAGGTGATATTTTTGGGAATAAAAGAGTATACATATTTGCCTTAAGTATGTTTACATTAGGATCTCTTTTGTGTGGTTTTGCTTGGAGCAATACTTCTATGATAATATTTAGAATAATTCAAGCTGTTGGCGGAGGTATGATTATGCCAATAGGAATGTCCATTATATATCAAACGTTTCCTGAAAAAGACAGGGGCTTAGCGTTGGGATTTTGGGGAATAGCTTCCATGGCAGCACCTACTATAGGGCCAACTTTAGGTGGATATATAATAGAAAATCTAGATTGGAGATTAATTTTCAATATAAATGTACCAATAGGAATAATCGGTGTGGTTTTAGCGTGTATACTTTTAAAAGGTTCTCCTATTAAAAAAATAAATAATTTTGATTATTTAGGGTTTATATCATCAACTTTAGGAATAGTATCAATTTTATATGTTTTAGGAGAAGGCTCAACTATAGACTGGTCAGATCCTAAAAATGCAATACTTATGACTATAGGAATTTTATTTTTAATATTTTTTGTAGTTAATGAGTTGACTCATGAAAATTCTCTTTTAGAACTTAGGATATTGAAGATATTTGAGTTTTCCCTAAGTCAAGCAATTTCTTGTGTACTTACATTTGCTTTAATGGGGGGGACTTATGTAATTCCTTTATTTCTTCAAAATATTAGGGGATATACTCCTATGGAAACTGGGATGATTCTATTTCCATCAGCTATTGCAGTAGGAGTCATGATGCCGTTAAGTGGATCAATCTTTGATACAGTTGGAGCGAAACCTGTAGTTATTCCAGGAATTGTGTTATTAGGTGCTGCTTCGTATTTGTTGGTAGGTAGAATAAATTTGGATTCCAGTGCTAATTCTATAAAGTTTATTTTAACTATTAGGGGTATTGGATTGGGACTTGCAATGATGCCAATAAGTACAGCTGGAATGAATGCGGTACCTAAACAATTGATTGGTAAAGCATCAGCATTATCTAACACTATAAGACAGATTTCAGGAGCTCTTAGTGTAACTATTATGACTACACTGATTCAAAATCGATTTAATTTTGTATATGCATATAAGTCAGAACAGATAACACTTTTTAATGATATGGTTAATGATAAAAATTTAGGTACAATATTACGATTCATTCTAATAGATTCAAATATGGAAGGAATGAGGTATGCAATAGAGGTTTCTATAATTGCAGTAGTAGCAGCTTTATTAATGGTATTTTTTATGAAAAGCAAAAAACAGGAGAATATTGTATCTTAG
- a CDS encoding GNAT family N-acetyltransferase, which translates to MIIEKKRIEGKSITWILRCATKYDAIELSKLRVKIDGETENLDRETGEGLLTPEDFEKLIYEDSIDEKSIFLVAEVEGEIVGFTRCQGTKLSRFRHKAEFGICISKKYWGYGIGKVLLENILIWANNVGIEKISLTVVQTNTKAIKLYKRYGFAEEGLLIKDRIHKDGNYYNTVIMGRLLDK; encoded by the coding sequence ATGATTATTGAAAAGAAAAGAATAGAAGGTAAAAGTATAACATGGATACTTCGTTGTGCAACAAAATATGATGCAATTGAATTATCTAAATTAAGAGTTAAAATTGATGGAGAGACAGAAAATCTTGATAGGGAAACTGGTGAAGGTTTATTAACACCAGAAGATTTTGAAAAACTTATTTATGAAGATTCAATAGATGAAAAAAGTATATTTTTAGTTGCAGAAGTAGAAGGTGAAATTGTTGGATTTACTCGTTGTCAAGGAACTAAACTAAGTAGATTTAGACATAAAGCAGAGTTTGGAATATGTATATCAAAGAAATACTGGGGCTATGGAATTGGTAAAGTACTACTAGAAAATATTTTGATATGGGCAAATAATGTGGGAATTGAAAAAATTTCATTAACTGTAGTACAAACAAATACAAAAGCGATTAAATTATATAAAAGATATGGATTTGCAGAAGAAGGATTATTAATAAAGGATCGTATTCATAAAGATGGAAATTATTATAATACAGTTATAATGGGAAGGTTGTTAGATAAATAG
- a CDS encoding HlyD family secretion protein, giving the protein MKKNRNILIFLVISMFLFTGCTKDEYSKAEYDKINNKAKYIIAGRVAPIANADISSKISGIVEKAFVKEGSFVKANTPLLKLEDKELNAKLNQANAGVALAQANYDNIKKGARDEEKIKAIAALNSAKKAKKIATVNYDRDKELYESGAISKQELEKSELKLQEALSQESSFQAQLDLINKGATEENLKVLQSQINQAQAIVEGVKVQIDNTIITAPYDCVISNKYVEVGELVSTGMKVYTIQGTGGLKVEGRLPESLFNKVKEGDKVVVKIPDYSKKEYKGELVLVSPSIDESGEGLKVEVVLTEVDKNIKPGSFAEIGLKK; this is encoded by the coding sequence ATGAAAAAAAATAGAAATATTTTAATTTTTTTAGTCATTAGTATGTTTTTGTTTACAGGTTGTACTAAAGATGAATATTCAAAAGCAGAATATGATAAGATCAATAACAAGGCTAAGTATATAATAGCTGGTAGAGTAGCTCCTATTGCAAATGCAGATATATCATCAAAAATTTCTGGTATAGTAGAAAAAGCTTTTGTTAAAGAAGGAAGTTTTGTAAAGGCGAATACACCGTTGTTAAAATTAGAAGATAAAGAACTGAATGCTAAGTTAAATCAAGCAAATGCAGGTGTTGCATTAGCTCAAGCAAATTATGACAATATAAAAAAAGGAGCACGAGATGAAGAAAAAATTAAAGCTATAGCAGCTTTAAATAGTGCAAAAAAGGCTAAAAAAATAGCTACTGTAAATTATGATAGAGATAAAGAATTATATGAATCAGGAGCTATATCAAAACAGGAATTAGAAAAATCAGAACTTAAGCTTCAAGAAGCATTATCTCAAGAAAGCTCATTTCAAGCACAATTAGATTTAATAAATAAAGGAGCAACTGAGGAAAATTTAAAAGTTTTACAATCTCAGATAAACCAGGCTCAAGCTATAGTAGAAGGTGTAAAAGTACAGATCGATAATACAATAATCACAGCTCCATATGACTGTGTAATTTCAAATAAGTATGTTGAAGTTGGAGAATTAGTAAGTACTGGAATGAAGGTATATACTATTCAGGGAACAGGAGGATTAAAAGTAGAAGGAAGGTTACCTGAATCTTTATTTAATAAAGTTAAAGAGGGAGATAAAGTGGTTGTTAAAATTCCGGATTATTCAAAAAAAGAATATAAAGGAGAACTTGTACTTGTAAGTCCAAGTATAGATGAGAGTGGAGAAGGATTGAAAGTGGAAGTGGTTTTAACTGAAGTCGATAAGAATATAAAACCAGGTTCATTTGCAGAAATAGGACTAAAGAAATAG
- a CDS encoding IS4 family transposase, with protein sequence MKTTLKDLANKLKKVFSQEFINEIAYKTGFLQRKSKLSPVKFLSLCTFLNEEMCTSTLAELSTRLDICVDLSITTEGLNQKFNDKSVSFMKNIFKELLMMQSSILSDGTMINTHFNQIRITDSSAFKLPSVFQGKYKGTGGNQTASGIKIQLEYNLNTGQFLNMDVFDGTYNDATYLSKIQSSIQPKDLYLKDLGYFKIDDLKTMQEKKAYYLSRLKTNIKVYVKNSHIETFKNGKLKKGKEYIQLNILDIISPLAQGETIEIKDVYIGNTQSLKNRLIITKLSEENKGKKLAYQEKIQKKKQMKFSEKAVKLASVNMYITNAEQFVLPKEKVYETYSLRWQIEIMFKIFKSLFKIHMAKKVKIERFECSLYGKLIRLLLCSAIVFKMREIIYSNENKEVSEYKAFSIVKEYFKLLREKLFKSSEKLYKLLCKILKVITKNGIKSKRKDKLTALAILKGVAMKDLDPEVAA encoded by the coding sequence ATGAAAACTACATTAAAAGATTTAGCAAATAAACTCAAAAAAGTGTTTTCGCAAGAATTTATTAATGAAATAGCGTATAAAACTGGTTTTTTACAAAGGAAAAGCAAGCTTAGTCCTGTAAAGTTCTTATCTCTGTGTACATTTTTGAATGAAGAAATGTGTACATCTACCTTAGCAGAGCTTTCCACTAGGTTAGATATTTGTGTGGATTTATCTATTACAACGGAAGGTTTAAATCAAAAGTTTAATGATAAATCTGTATCATTTATGAAGAATATATTTAAAGAGCTTTTGATGATGCAAAGTAGTATCTTAAGTGATGGCACTATGATAAATACCCATTTTAATCAAATAAGAATAACTGATTCCTCAGCCTTTAAATTGCCTAGTGTCTTCCAAGGTAAATACAAAGGTACGGGTGGCAATCAAACTGCATCTGGTATTAAAATTCAACTTGAATATAATTTAAATACTGGACAATTTTTAAATATGGATGTATTTGATGGTACTTACAATGATGCTACATATTTATCTAAGATACAAAGCAGTATCCAGCCTAAGGATTTGTACTTAAAGGATTTAGGGTATTTTAAAATAGATGATTTGAAGACAATGCAAGAAAAGAAAGCCTACTATTTATCAAGACTTAAGACTAATATAAAAGTGTATGTTAAAAATAGTCATATAGAAACTTTTAAAAATGGTAAACTAAAAAAAGGGAAAGAGTATATCCAGCTTAACATCTTAGATATTATTTCACCCTTGGCACAGGGAGAAACAATAGAGATTAAGGATGTTTATATTGGAAATACTCAGTCTTTAAAAAACAGATTAATTATAACTAAATTGTCTGAGGAAAACAAGGGTAAAAAGTTAGCTTATCAGGAAAAAATTCAAAAGAAAAAGCAGATGAAATTTAGTGAAAAAGCTGTAAAGCTAGCTAGTGTCAATATGTATATAACTAATGCAGAGCAGTTTGTTTTGCCTAAAGAAAAAGTTTATGAAACATACTCTTTAAGGTGGCAGATAGAGATTATGTTTAAAATATTTAAGTCTCTATTTAAAATTCATATGGCTAAAAAAGTAAAGATAGAAAGGTTTGAATGCAGTTTATATGGTAAATTAATAAGATTACTTCTTTGCTCTGCTATAGTTTTTAAAATGAGAGAAATTATATATTCTAATGAAAATAAAGAAGTAAGCGAATATAAGGCTTTTAGTATAGTAAAAGAGTATTTCAAACTCCTTAGAGAAAAGCTATTTAAGAGTAGTGAAAAGCTCTATAAATTACTTTGTAAGATCTTAAAGGTAATTACTAAAAACGGTATTAAATCTAAAAGAAAGGATAAGTTAACAGCTCTGGCTATACTAAAAGGAGTAGCTATGAAAGATCTAGATCCAGAAGTAGCAGCTTAG
- a CDS encoding efflux RND transporter periplasmic adaptor subunit encodes MKDKRKQILIGLLCIIVASILGISSFYWYQSVNYISTEDARITGDLIKITSRGSGKLVDIDMEEGDWVIKDQILGRQEIENKNAEKTIIRAPQKGVIIKEQANIGEFYNPGQVLGYIVNPEKLYVSANIEETKIGKVKEGQIVDISIDEFDGIKFKGKVEFVGLAANSSFSLLPSSSSGSFTKIVQRIPVKISIEDQGYKILPGTNVVVKIHLKN; translated from the coding sequence ATGAAAGATAAGCGAAAACAGATATTAATAGGATTACTTTGCATAATAGTGGCTTCTATATTGGGAATATCAAGTTTTTATTGGTATCAAAGTGTAAATTATATATCTACGGAAGATGCCAGAATAACTGGAGATTTGATAAAAATAACTTCTAGAGGATCAGGAAAGCTTGTAGATATAGATATGGAAGAAGGCGATTGGGTAATAAAAGATCAGATTTTAGGAAGACAAGAAATTGAAAATAAAAATGCAGAAAAAACTATAATTAGAGCTCCGCAAAAAGGAGTAATAATAAAAGAACAAGCAAATATAGGAGAATTTTATAATCCAGGACAAGTTTTAGGATATATAGTAAATCCGGAAAAGTTATATGTAAGTGCCAATATAGAAGAAACAAAGATTGGAAAAGTAAAAGAAGGACAGATTGTAGATATAAGTATAGATGAATTTGATGGAATAAAGTTCAAAGGTAAGGTTGAATTTGTAGGTTTAGCAGCAAATTCTAGTTTTTCTCTTTTACCATCTTCATCGAGTGGAAGCTTTACTAAGATAGTACAAAGAATACCTGTAAAAATAAGTATTGAAGACCAAGGATATAAAATACTTCCAGGAACTAATGTGGTAGTAAAAATACACTTAAAGAATTAG
- a CDS encoding aminoacyl-tRNA deacylase, which yields MENIKDILKKHGFSFELINNDKPIYTAKEGADYFKINIGQTAATLIIYTDMGFYALVVSGERGRVNFKEIKRILNCKNVRLATKDEVKAVTGFLIGCVPLLGISLPYIIDNKFFQFSYIYMEEQEI from the coding sequence ATGGAAAATATAAAAGACATTTTAAAGAAACATGGATTTTCATTTGAACTAATTAATAATGACAAGCCTATTTATACGGCAAAAGAAGGTGCTGATTATTTTAAAATTAATATCGGTCAAACGGCAGCGACCTTGATAATATATACTGATATGGGCTTTTATGCACTGGTTGTTTCAGGAGAACGAGGTCGTGTAAATTTCAAAGAAATAAAACGTATTTTAAACTGTAAAAATGTTAGATTAGCAACTAAAGATGAAGTCAAGGCAGTTACAGGATTTTTAATTGGATGTGTTCCTTTGCTTGGTATTTCATTGCCATATATAATAGACAACAAGTTTTTTCAATTTTCTTATATATATATGGAGGAACAGGAAATTTAA
- a CDS encoding GNAT family N-acetyltransferase has product MFNIVKLGKAENGGFILSTKVLELLESERLFLKPLSFNELLYIKNNMIKSIETSIELEAISDVVKLAISKKIEKMQTVNEDIHDWYTYWLIIDKNNQNGIGFIGFKGIPDDSGYSEVGYSISSNYRSKGLMTEALSTLMNWASNFPNCKGITATRVLKSNTGSNRVLNNCNFNLVASLSDENKYVLTF; this is encoded by the coding sequence GAAAAGCAGAGAATGGAGGTTTTATATTGAGTACAAAAGTATTAGAATTATTAGAATCGGAAAGATTGTTTTTAAAACCTTTGTCTTTTAATGAACTACTATATATTAAAAACAATATGATTAAAAGTATTGAGACTTCAATTGAATTGGAAGCAATATCTGATGTTGTAAAATTGGCAATATCAAAGAAAATAGAGAAAATGCAAACGGTTAATGAAGATATTCATGACTGGTATACATATTGGTTAATTATCGATAAGAATAATCAAAATGGTATAGGGTTTATTGGTTTTAAAGGAATACCAGATGACAGTGGCTATTCAGAGGTGGGATATAGCATATCTTCTAATTACAGAAGTAAAGGGCTTATGACTGAAGCATTGTCAACTCTAATGAATTGGGCTTCAAATTTTCCAAATTGTAAGGGTATTACAGCAACGAGGGTATTAAAATCAAATACAGGGTCAAATAGAGTCTTAAATAATTGCAATTTTAATTTAGTTGCTTCTTTGAGTGATGAAAATAAGTACGTTCTTACATTTTAA